A genome region from Anastrepha ludens isolate Willacy chromosome 3, idAnaLude1.1, whole genome shotgun sequence includes the following:
- the LOC128856315 gene encoding uncharacterized protein LOC128856315, with product MFVIILLVCLALGAAQLEENDACETEHYKGNCAVSLNCPQLPASMTTMGLTSKDVGHCGFTVIEEIICCPDSVDINATTEKPPEFTTMSSQTIRDMLSALPPDQRKQKLLELIREASGRGGGGGRNATAKS from the exons ATGTTCGTGATTATTTTACTTGTTTGCCTGGCACTCGGAGCAGCTCAATTAGAAG aAAATGACGCATGTGAAACGGAACACTATAAGGGAAATTGTGCTGTCAGCCTGAATTGTCCGCAACTACCCGCTTCTATGACCACAATGGGTCTCACCAGTAAAGATGTCGGCCATTGTGGTTTTACTGTAATTGAGGAGATTATTTGTTGTCC GGACAGTGTTGATATCAATGCAACTACTGAGAAGCCGCCAGAGTTTACGACTATGTCATCGCAAACGATTCGTGACATGCTGAGCGCACTTCCTCCAGATCAAAGGAAGCAAAAACTACTAGAACTGATTAGAGAAGCATCTGGCCGTGGAGGTGGTGGAGGTCGGAATGCAACAGCTAAGTCTTAA
- the LOC128857200 gene encoding serine protease persephone-like: MFTSPKLCRELKFWICTFVFLSTLFRILNAVPAPATNTNGSGENDPCVVKQGVFGKCTLPRNCPDLITQMQNLGLSNKDVVRCGFTTFEEIICCPVAADTNVLGIFNTTNDFIKNTRNSNGGNNERGDFGAQERKALKACRLLEDFAEPFTVPHILGGSPVAPGEYPHMAAIGYASINERGPPYDIRCGGTLIAKRFVLTAAHCVNRRDSVPAIVRLGVTDFNNADQMKNAVDMPIELVHIHKDYNSLQKYDDIAIIELKNDVEYSSLVFPACLHTDLADPPPSAALNVTGWGTTNLRTREKSNVLLTARVKIFSLEDCNAAYTRLGILPARGILPTQMCIHDPDLISDACWGDSGGPLNLIIDEKYRKMQVIGIVSAGSGCATTTPSLYTRVASYLDFIEDIVWKDL; the protein is encoded by the exons ATGTTTACATCGCCCAAGCTATGCCGCGAATTGAAATTTTGGATTTGTACGTTTGTTTTCCTATCAACTTTATTTCGCATTCTCAATGCTGTGCCGGCACCAGCCACTAACACAAATGGATCGGGTG AAAACGACCCGTGTGTGGTGAAACAAGGAGTTTTTGGAAAGTGTACTCTACCCCGAAATTGTCCCGATCTCATAACGCAAATGCAAAATTTGGGACTTTCCAACAAGGATGTAGTCCGCTGTGGTTTCACCACCTTTGAGGAAATAATTTGCTGCCCCGTGGCAGCGGATACAAATGTTCTAGGAATTTTTAATACCACaaatgattttataaaaaatactcgGAATTCGAATGGCGGCAACAATGAACGCGGAGACTTCGGCGCCCAAGAGCGAAAAGCGCTGAAAG CATGTCGCTTACTCGAGGACTTTGCAGAGCCATTTACCGTGCCGCATATACTTGGCGGCTCACCGGTTGCGCCGGGCGAATACCCGCACATGGCGGCAATCGGTTACGCATCCATTAATGAACGAGGCCCGCCCTATGATATACGTTGCGGTGGCACACTCATAGCCAAACGTTTTGTGCTCACGGCGGCGCATTGCGTTAATCGACGTGACAGCGTGCCGGCTATTGTGCGTTTGGGCgtgaccgattttaataatgcCGACCAAATGAAAAATGCTGTCGATATGCCCATTGAG tTGGTGCACATCCACAAGGACTACAACAGCCTGCAGAAGTATGACGATATTGCCATAATCGAGCTAAAAAATGACGTCGAATACTCCTCGCTGGTGTTTCCAGCTTGCCTGCATACAGACCTAGCTGATCCGCCGCCAAGCGCGGCACTCAATGTAACTGGCTGGGGCACAACTAACTTGAGAA CACGTGAAAAATCCAACGTTCTACTCACGGCACGTGTTAAGATTTTTTCCTTAGAAGACTGCAATGCCGCCTATACGCGCCTAGGTATTTTACCCGCGCGCGGAATATTGCCCACACAAATGTGCATTCACGATCCAGATTTGATCAGTGACGCCTGTTGGGGCGACTCCGGTGGACCGCTCAATCTCATAATCGACGAAAAATATCGCAAAATGCAGGTTATTGGCATAGTCTCGGCTGGAAGTGGTTGCGCGACGACCACGCCTAGTTTGTATACACGAGTTGCGTCGTATTTGGATTTTATAGAGGATATCGTGTGGAaggatttatga